The Myxococcales bacterium genomic sequence CCAAGGCGCACGCTTCCGCCCACGAGCGCGGCCTTGTCGGCAGCCGCCAGCCGTGCGAGCCGTCGTGCGAGCTCCTCGAAGGCGCCGGTCGATGCCAGCAAAGCCACCAGCGCCTGGGCAGACGTTGCGTCCTCACCGAAGCGGCGCTCGACCTCGAGCCAGGTCTCGATGGCCAGCGCAGGATCGCGGAGCGCTTCGCTTTGCACCCGCGCCAGCCGCACGAGGTCGGCGCGCTTGGATTCCGCATGCGGCGTGGTCTCCGCCCTGGCCCGCAGCACCTCCGCGAGCCGCTCGGACTGGCCCCCCCGTGTAAGCGCCTCCACGAGCGCATCGAGCGCCTCGAAGTCCGCCGGCACCAGCGCCAGGCGTGCCTCCCAGGCCGCGAGGGCGCGCTCGTCCTGGCCGAGCTGCGTGGCCAAGCGGGCGGCCTGCCCCAGGGCCGCTTGCCGCTCCGGAAGCTCGGGGGCCAGGAGGGCCAACCGCTCCAGCACCTCCAGCCGGGCCTCCGGCTCACCGAAGCGGGCCTCGAGGCGGCTTGCCCGTCGCAAGGCGGTGAGGCGCTGACCCTGATCGGCGCCGGCGGCGTCGGCCACCTTGCGCAGCAGGGTGGCGGCCTCGCCGTGTCGCCCGCGTACCTCGTGCTCCGTGCGCGCCGCCTCCAGCCACAGCGCCGCTCGCAACCGCTCGTCATCCGCTGCCTCGGCAGCCCCCAATAGGCCCTCGACGTAAACGTCGAAACGCTCGGAGATCTCCGCCAGCTGGTGCAGGCGCACGCGCGCCGGCGCGTCGCCGGGTGACAGGGCCAAAAGCTCCACCAGGCGGTCCATCGCGGACGCGTTGTCGTTGCGGGCCACGAGCCGCTCGGCCGCCTCGCGGAGCAGGCGCAGCTTCTCCTCCCCCGACGCAAAAGCGTGCGCCGTCTCGAGCGCCTCCACGATGCGGCCCTGGTCCCCCTGCCGCTCGTAGTCGTTGCGAAGCAGGGACAGCGCGCTTTGCCGCTGCGCAGGCGTAGCGCCCGGAAATTTCAGGATGCGCTCGAGCACGAGGCAAGCGGCGTCGTCTTCGCGGGCTTTCAGCAAGGCCTGCGCGTCACCGAGGGCGCCCGCCACGTGGCCCAAGTGGTCGAGCCTCAGGTGGGCGAGCCGCGCTCTGAGCTCCGCGGCCTCCGTGCCTGACATCAGCTCGAGCCGCGCTTCCCACAAGGTCTCGAGCTCGGCGTAACGCTGTTCCTTGTCGAGCAGCCGCTCGAGCGAAGCCTCCACGTGGGGATCGGTGGGCCTGCTCTTCCACAGCTCGGTGAGGTAGCGGATCGCCCGTTCTGGGCTGCCCAGGAAGTCCTTGGCCACGCCCGCCGCTTCTTCGAGCAGCTTGCGCCGCGGCGGCCCGTCCTTGAGCGCCACGAGCAGTTCGTCGTAGACCGCCAGCAAGGTGTCCCACTGCTGTGAAACGGAGAGCAACAAGGTGAGCCGCTCGGTGGCCCATGCGAGCGAGGGGTCGCGTGCCAGCAGGCCGCGCAGCAGATCGATGAGCCGCTCCGGGGTATCGCCGAACCACTCCTCGTGAAACGCCAGCGCCCGCGCGCCGATCCGCGAAAGCGCCTCGGCCGGCAGCGACTTCAGAACCTCGCGATAAAGCGCGGCCACGTCTTCAGGCCGCTGCGCGGCGACCGCCCGTTCCTCGAGCTCGTCCCATGCGGCCTCCTGGGTGGGGGCCTTCGCGGCGCGCTCGAGGGCCAAGGCCAGCGGGCTTTTCGGGGGGCTGCTCGCGCGCGCCGTGTCTTCAGATTCGGGAGCCATCAAAGATTCCTTGCTGGACGTTCGGGGATCGAGAGAGCTCATGGGGCAGCCCAAAGGCATCGGCAGCTGGCCTGCGAGCCTGAGCCGTGGCGCCAGACTGCCCTGGCGAAGATCTCCCTTGCTTTTGGCCCTTCCCGAAAAGACAGGGTCGAGGTGCCGGCAGTCTGCCGCGAGATGCCCAAACCCACAACTCGCGCGGCGGCCTTTGCTGTGGGAGGCCGCACGCCCGGGCCGCGCCGCTTGACGCTGGCCTCCCCGGGGCCCAACCTGTGCGGCCGTGCCTGCGCCGAGCAAGACAGCGAACAAAGCGTCCGGAAAAGGGGGAAGCAAGTCAGCGTCCCCCGATGCGATCAAGGTGCTGGCGCGGAACAAGCGCGCCCGCCACGAGTACCATGTTGATGAAACGCTCGAGGCCGGCCTCGTGCTGGTGGGTTCGGAGGTCAAGGCCATCCGCGACGGCAAGGTGAACTTGACCGATGCGTTCGCGGAGATCAGCAACGGTGAGGCGTGGCTGCATCAGGTGGACGTGTCCGTCTACGTGTGGGCGCATGTCCGCAACCACGAACCCCGCCGTCGACGCAAGTTGCTCATGCACCGACGTGAGCTGGATCGGTTGGCGGGCAAGCTGCGACAAAAGGGCTTCACGCTCGTGCCGCTGGCCCTCTACGACAAGGGCGGGCGGCTCAAGGTCGAGCTAGCCCTCGTCACGGGCAAACAAGACTGGGACCGGCGCGACGACCTCAAGAAAAAGGACGCCACGCGCGAGATCGACCGGGCGCTGGCGAGCCGCCGCCGCTGAGCGAGGCGCTTACGCCAGCTGCAGGCCGCACCCGGGACAGGCCCCGGCCTCGAGCGCTTCCGTGGAGCCGCAGGCGGGGCAGGGCGGCTCGTCGCCCGCCGCCGCGGGGGGCGCCACGGCGGTGCCCTCTCGGGCCAGCGCCTCGTGCCACTGGCGCGCGAGCAGCGCCGCCACGCGCGTGGCCTCGTCCCGTGGGGTGAGCAGCTGAATCTTCGGCCCACAGCCGCAGCCGCCCCGCGCGTCGCACGCATCGGCGGCAGCCAGGCGTGCGGCGATGCCTTCTGCCTGGCAGGCCTCCAGCAGCCGCTTGAGGTCGGTGAGGCCACCAGAAACACAGGGGACCCATTCGTCGGGCGCGTCCACGTTTTTACGGTAGCACCAACTCTGGAACCGCGAAGACCTGTTTCCAAACCGAAACGAAGCGGGCGTTCGAAAGTGGAAACGGCCACCTGGGAGGACCCGGGTGGCCGCGCGCGCCTGGGGAGAGCTTGCTTGAACGGACCTGACGCAGGCTCAGGCGGCCCGCAGAGAGCCGCTCGACTTCTTCGCCGACGCCCGCAGCGCAGCCGCCGTGAAGGGCGCGTCCACTGCGAACACCAACCCCAGAAAACGCCCGCCGTCGTCGATCACGGGAATCGAAGGGGCTCCGTAGTGCGCCAAGGTAGTCTCGACATCGCCGAGGGCGTCCGAGGGCCGGCAGCTCGGGGCCTGTCGGGCCATGACGGTGTCGACCGGCATGGTGTGAGACGCCCCCGACCAGCGGCGCACGGCGGTGCGGGCCGCTTCAGCCGAGACCACGCCCACCAGGTGGCCAAGACGGTCCACGACCGGAAGGCTCTCGAGCCCCCCGTCGAGCATCCGTCGCAACGCCGAGTCCACGGAGTCGTGGGGCCGGCAGACTGGAACCTGTCGATTCATCACCTTTTCAACGTTCATGTCGTTTTCCTCGGGAGCGCGTTTCGTTTCGGTTGGAAACAATGCCCGCTTGAGCGAAGCTCAGTCGGGTCAGGTCGTTTCGGTTCAAGCTCTTCGATTTTAAGAATCGCCCTGTAACGGCGGGGCCAAAGGTGCGTTGCGTTTGTGTAAAGAAGGCTCGTTTTCGAGTCGGTCTTTGTGGGGTGCGCAAAATCCGCAGGCTCTCCCGAAGGTTTTTCGCGTTTTCCGTGAATCCCCTTGGGGCCGAAGCCTCGTAGCGCCGGCGTGTTGCAGTCGGTGTGCCACCCGGATCGGGTAGCCTGCGCCCGTGTCACGCGTGACCTCTCCCGTGTCCGCCTCCGCTCCTCGCGCGCCGGATGACTTGCACCGCCGCGCCCTCCGTGGCGATTTCCAGACGCCCGACGTGTTGGCGCGCGAGGCGCTGGCTTGTCTGGCGGCCCTGCCGGAACTGCCGAGACCCGTTGGCGTTTTGGAGCCCACGTGCGGCCTGGGGGCCTTCTTGAGAGCCCTCGACGCCACTTTTCCTGGTGTGCCCCTTCACGGCTGGGAGCTCGACCCCACCTACTTGCGGGCAGCGGCTCTCACCTTGCCCCCTGAAGTGCACCTGCGTCAGGTCGACGTATTCCGTGTGGATTGGAAGGCCGAGCTATCCGCCTTTGGCGCGCCGCTCTGGTTGGTGGGTAACCCTCCGTGGGTCACGATCGGGAAACTCGGGGCACTTCAGGGGAACAACCACCCCGACAAGTCGAACGTGGATCGGCTGCCCGGGTTGGCCGCGCGCACGGGGGCCGCGAACTTCGACGTTTCCGAATGGCTGCTGCGCCAGTGGCTCGAGGCGCTCGCGGGGCGGCCCTTCGTCATCGCCATGATCTGCAAGGCCTCGGTGGCTCGCAAGGTGTTCCAGTTTTGCGTGCGCGAGGCACCCCGGGTGACGGGGCGGGTTTTCGAGGTGGACGCGCGGTCTCACTTCAAGGCCTCGGTCTCGGCCGTCTTTTTGGTTCTCAGCACGACGGGCGAGGCCGAGCGGCGCCCCGCACGCCCCTGGCCCTGGTTCGCGGGCCTCGGGCAGAACACGCCCGCCCGCATGTTGGGTCAGGTGGGCGACGAGCTGGTGGCCGATCTGGACGCCTTCGAGGCCACCCGGGGCGCCCTGTCCCCACAGCCGTGGCCCTGGCGCTCCGGGGTCAAACACGATTGCGCCGCGGTCATGGAGCTTGCCCAGCGCGGGGGCGCCTCGTTCAACGGCGCGGGCGACGTGGTCATGGTCGAAGCGGAGCACCTTTACCCTTTCGTCAAGAGCACGGATCTGCACCACGGCCGGCTGGCCCCCGTGCGACGGTTGGTGTTGCCGCAACGGCGACCGGGGCAAGACACCAAAGCCCTGGCCACCTCCGCGCCGGGTCTTTGGGCCTACCTGCAAGCGCACGCCGACCTCCTGGCCGCGCGCCGCAGCTCCATCTACCGGGGACAACCTCCCTTCTCCGTGTTCGGCGTGGGCCCCTACAGCTTCGCCCCCTGGAAAGTGGCGGTTTCCGGCTTGCACGCCTCGCTGCGCTTCCAGGTGGTGGGACCGCACGAGGGGCGGCCCGTGCTCTTCGACGACACCTGCTATTTCCTGCCCTTCGCCGACGAGGCCACCGCCCGCACGGCCCACGAGCGCTTGTCGTCCGCCGACGCCCAGCGCTTTTTTCGGGCGCGGCTCTTCCCCGACGCCAAGCGGCCCGTCACCCAGAAGCTGCTCGGCGCCTTCGATCTCGGCGCCCTGCCGCTATACTCCCCCTCATGGCCCTGACCTCCTGCATGTTGCCGCTGGGCACCGTGGCGCCGGACTTCACCCTGCCCGATGTGGACGGCCAGCCGGTCTCGCTGGCGGCGGCGCGCGCCCGCGCCTTCGTGGTGATGTTCATCTGCAACCACTGCCCCTTCGTCAAGCACGTGGCCCCGGCGCTTGCAGCGCTTGGCCGCGACTACGCCGGAAGGGACGTGGCGATCTTCGCGATCAACGCGAACGATCCCGATCGCTACCCCGAAGACAGCCCGGAGAAGATGGCCGCCGAAAAAGCCGCGCGGGGCTACGTTTTCCCTTACCTTTTCGACGAAACGCAGGCGGTGGCCCGTGCCTATCAGGCCGCCTGTACACCTGATTTTTTCGTCTTTGATGCGAACCGCGCCTTGGTCTACCGGGGGCAGCTCGACGACAGCCGGCCGGGCAACGATCGCCCCGTTACGGGGTCCGACCTGCGCGCCGCGATCGACGCCGTGCTGGAGGGCCGTGCCGTTGCGGCGCTCCAGAAGCCTTCGATCGGCTGCGGGATCAAGTGGAAGCCGGGCTTCGAGCCGCCGCTGACATGAGCTCCTGCTGCTTGTGGTGCGCGGCCCGCTGGCGGCTACGAGCCGCTTTGCAGTTCGCGCAAAAACGCCTCGCCATACTCGGCGAGCTTTTTCGGTCCCACCCCGGGCAGGGTCAGGAACTCGTCGAGCGAGCGCGGGCGGTTAAGGGCCATCGCCCGCAAGGTGGCGTCCGAAAACACGATGTAGGCCGGCAGCTTGCGCTCGTCGGCCAAACGCTTGCGCAGGGTCTTGAGGCGCGCGAAGAGCTCGCCATCGGCGCCCCCCGTCTCGAGGGGGACACGGCCTCCCAGGCTCGCCTCGAGCCGCGCCAGCACGGGTCCGCGCGCGGCTTTGGCCGCGGGCAAGGTGTCGAGCAGGTCCCAGTCCGCGCACACGTCACAGGACTTCACGCAGGGGGGCAGGGTCTCCCCGAGATAACGCACGATCGCCTGGTGCCGGCACAGGCGTCGCTCGGCCATCTCGAACATCTCCCGCGTCTGGGCGCGGTTGCGCGCGGCGGCCTCGGCGGGCCCGTCCTCCCCGAAGCGGTCGTAGCTCATCACGTCGGCCCACGAGTAGAACAGCACACAATCGGCGTCGAGCCCGTCGCGGCCGGCACGTCCGATCTCCTGATAGTAGCTCTCGACCGAGCGAGGCATGTCCCGGTGGATCACGTAGCGGATGTTCGACTTGTTGATGCCCATCCCAAAGGCGATGGTGGCCACCACCACGTCGTAATCGTCGCGCAAAAACGCCTCTTGCACGCGATCGCGCTCGCGCGGCTCGAGCCCTGCGTGGTACGCGGCGGCCTTGATCCCGGATTCCTGCAAGAAGGTGCTGATGCTTTCGACGGACTTGCGGGTAATGCAATAAACGATGCCACTTTCGCCGCGCCGGCTCCGGATGATGCTGAGGATGCTGTCGCGGGTCTTCGTTTGGCCGTCACCTTTTTTGTAGGCGTGCAGGCGCAGGTTCGGGCGAAAAAAGCTGCCCCGAAACGTCACGGGGTTGTCCATGCCCAGCTGCTCGATGATGTCGCGGCCCACTTCGGGGGTGGCGGTGGCGGTGAGCGCCAACACGGGAAGCCCTCCGAACTTGCGCTTGAGCCCCGCGAGGTTGCGGTAGGCAGGCCGAAAATCGTGGCCCCACTGGCTGATGCAGTGGGCCTCGTCTACCGCCACGAGGCGAATGCGCGCCCGGGACAGCGCGCGTCCCACCGACGCTTCGATGCCTTCAGGGGCGGCGTAGACCAGCTCGTAAGCGCCGGTGGCCAGCCCCTCTTCGCGGCGGCGTCGTTCTTCGGGGGGCAGGCTGCTGTTGAGGTAGGTGGCGCGCAGCCCGTATTCGTTGACGCCATCCACCTGATCTTTCATCAGCGCGATGAGCGGTGAGACCACCAGCGTGGTGCCCCCCAACACGCGGGCCGGAATTTGATAGGTGAGCGATTTGCCTGCACCCGTGGGCATGATGCCCACACAGTCGCGCCCGGCCAACACGGCTTCGATGATCTCGTGCTGTCCGGGGCGAAAGCGATCGTAGCCAAAGGTCTCTTTGAGGGCCCCCAGGGCCACGTGCATGGGCACCGGGCCTTCGTGCGCGCGCTTGATGACCTTCGCCAGCTTGGCCAGGCGCGCCAAGACGTCGGGGGCAAAGATGTGGGGCTGCTCCCGCCAGGCCACGCGCAGCTCGGCCAGTCCGGCTTCCACGCTGGCGCGGCACGCAGGATCTCCTGGGCTCAAGGCCCATTGGGATTCGAGCGCGGCCACGTGGCCGGCCACATCTGGGAATCGCGCTGACACAGATTCGTTTCGGGCGTCGCCCCGCGGATGTTGCGATAAAAACGCCGCCCTTGCGACCATCCTGTGGACGGATATGAACTTCCGTCGCATCGAATGATGGGTTGAGGGGCATCTTCGGCGCGGCGTTGCAAGGTTCGGAGGGGGCGCCGCGCGAACGCGGACCCGCTCGAGCGGCCTGGCTCGCGGTTGCGGCAAGGGCGTTCAAGCCCTGCAACGAAAGCGCATGCGGGCGCGATAAGCGGGGGTGGTCGACAGAGCCGCAGGGAAGGTCTCCGGGTATCGCCGCCGCGAGCCTGAAAAAACGCGGCTCTACCGCGTGGTGCAGGACACCTGGCTCACGTTCCGCGACAACGTACGAGGCGAGGGTGGTTTTCTGCCCGCCTTCGTGGCGGCGGAGTTCGAGGCGTATCTGGGTTGCGGGATTCTGGGCAAGGGTTTCGTCAACGTTCGTTGCGAAGCCTGCGCCGAGACGCGGGTGGTGGCGTTTTCGTGCAAACGAAGAGGCTTTTGCCCCAGCTGCCTCGGGCGGCGCATGGCCGAGACGGCCGCGCACGTGGTGGACAACGTGTTTCCGGCGGTCCCAGCGCGGCAGTGGGTGCTGACGGTGCCGCACGCGCTTCGCTACCGCATGGCGCGCGAGCCACACCTGGCCAGCGTGGTGCTGAGGGTCTTTCTGCGCGAGGTGAGCCGGTGGTACCGAAAGCGTGCACGCAAGGCCGGGGTGCGGGGGGCGCTCGCGACGGGCGCCGTGACGGTGATCCAGCGCTTCGGCTCCGGCCTTGCGCTGAACCTTCACTTTCATTCCGTAGTGACCGACGGCGTGTTCCGTGTCGACACGCCCGGTCGGCCCGCGTTCTTCGCCACGCCACCTCCGCGCGATGAGGAGGTGGCCGAGGTGACCGCGCGGATCTGGGAGGGTGTAACACAGGCGCTTGCCTCGTCAGAGGAACGAGACGCTGACGACGCCGAGGCGCTCTCCGTGATCGCAGGCGCTTCGGTCAAATCCCTCATCGCCACGGGAAGGCGCCGAGGACAAGCGGTCATGCGGCTCGGCAACGATCCGATCGCGTCGTGGGAACCCTACGTGTTGGGGAAGCAGTGCGCTTTC encodes the following:
- the smpB gene encoding SsrA-binding protein SmpB, producing MPAPSKTANKASGKGGSKSASPDAIKVLARNKRARHEYHVDETLEAGLVLVGSEVKAIRDGKVNLTDAFAEISNGEAWLHQVDVSVYVWAHVRNHEPRRRRKLLMHRRELDRLAGKLRQKGFTLVPLALYDKGGRLKVELALVTGKQDWDRRDDLKKKDATREIDRALASRRR
- a CDS encoding CBS domain-containing protein; this translates as MNVEKVMNRQVPVCRPHDSVDSALRRMLDGGLESLPVVDRLGHLVGVVSAEAARTAVRRWSGASHTMPVDTVMARQAPSCRPSDALGDVETTLAHYGAPSIPVIDDGGRFLGLVFAVDAPFTAAALRASAKKSSGSLRAA
- a CDS encoding thioredoxin family protein, with product MALTSCMLPLGTVAPDFTLPDVDGQPVSLAAARARAFVVMFICNHCPFVKHVAPALAALGRDYAGRDVAIFAINANDPDRYPEDSPEKMAAEKAARGYVFPYLFDETQAVARAYQAACTPDFFVFDANRALVYRGQLDDSRPGNDRPVTGSDLRAAIDAVLEGRAVAALQKPSIGCGIKWKPGFEPPLT
- a CDS encoding ATP-dependent DNA helicase, whose product is MSARFPDVAGHVAALESQWALSPGDPACRASVEAGLAELRVAWREQPHIFAPDVLARLAKLAKVIKRAHEGPVPMHVALGALKETFGYDRFRPGQHEIIEAVLAGRDCVGIMPTGAGKSLTYQIPARVLGGTTLVVSPLIALMKDQVDGVNEYGLRATYLNSSLPPEERRRREEGLATGAYELVYAAPEGIEASVGRALSRARIRLVAVDEAHCISQWGHDFRPAYRNLAGLKRKFGGLPVLALTATATPEVGRDIIEQLGMDNPVTFRGSFFRPNLRLHAYKKGDGQTKTRDSILSIIRSRRGESGIVYCITRKSVESISTFLQESGIKAAAYHAGLEPRERDRVQEAFLRDDYDVVVATIAFGMGINKSNIRYVIHRDMPRSVESYYQEIGRAGRDGLDADCVLFYSWADVMSYDRFGEDGPAEAAARNRAQTREMFEMAERRLCRHQAIVRYLGETLPPCVKSCDVCADWDLLDTLPAAKAARGPVLARLEASLGGRVPLETGGADGELFARLKTLRKRLADERKLPAYIVFSDATLRAMALNRPRSLDEFLTLPGVGPKKLAEYGEAFLRELQSGS
- a CDS encoding transposase encodes the protein MVDRAAGKVSGYRRREPEKTRLYRVVQDTWLTFRDNVRGEGGFLPAFVAAEFEAYLGCGILGKGFVNVRCEACAETRVVAFSCKRRGFCPSCLGRRMAETAAHVVDNVFPAVPARQWVLTVPHALRYRMAREPHLASVVLRVFLREVSRWYRKRARKAGVRGALATGAVTVIQRFGSGLALNLHFHSVVTDGVFRVDTPGRPAFFATPPPRDEEVAEVTARIWEGVTQALASSEERDADDAEALSVIAGASVKSLIATGRRRGQAVMRLGNDPIASWEPYVLGKQCAFVEGFNLHASTRIAANDRDGLERLIRYIARPPLSEDRLSELPDGRVAVRLKRPWRDGTTHVAFTPEEFIEKLVALVPRPRAHLVRYHGVFAPAAADRVRIVPGGAGRKARRGCGKREGERDGGEDHVTELRERGDAAAMSWAELMRRVFAHEVLVCPRCAGPMKVLGPVQERGAIETILAYKGLSAEVPTWSPARGPPGGTGETGCDSDLWPA